From a region of the Methanoculleus receptaculi genome:
- a CDS encoding 50S ribosomal protein L32e codes for MDEKRRLIRVRTSHNKPAFKRRGLHRKVKLADVWRRPRGLHNKQRRQFRAKGALPGPGYGGPTAVRGMHPSGYEEVRVFSPADLDGLNPETQAVRIAGSVGNRKRGVIQERAMEMGLKVLNAKDLTRVAGEAVASEEEVSEDE; via the coding sequence ATGGATGAAAAGAGAAGATTGATCCGCGTCCGCACCAGTCACAATAAGCCAGCCTTCAAGAGGCGGGGGCTTCATCGGAAGGTGAAACTGGCAGATGTCTGGAGGCGCCCGCGTGGTCTGCATAACAAACAGAGACGGCAGTTTAGGGCAAAAGGCGCCCTTCCCGGCCCTGGTTATGGGGGGCCGACCGCAGTCCGCGGCATGCACCCGAGTGGGTATGAGGAGGTGCGGGTCTTTTCACCTGCCGATCTTGACGGGTTGAACCCTGAGACTCAGGCCGTCCGGATCGCTGGATCTGTGGGTAACAGGAAGCGAGGCGTGATCCAGGAGAGGGCCATGGAGATGGGGTTAAAGGTGCTGAACGCCAAGGATCTCACCCGCGTGGCCGGGGAAGCCGTCGCATCCGAGGAAGAGGTGAGCGAGGATGAGTGA
- a CDS encoding 50S ribosomal protein L6, with the protein MGITRKVRIPSGVNITLEGGVLTVSGPKGRLVRDMRFPQIDLGIEDGFIVISTASDKKRFLAMSGTLEAHAENMIRGVVEGYEYRMKVVYSHFPIQLKLKGDRLEINNFLGEKQPRSAKILDGVTVNLGNDEVVLTGIDKEKVGNTAANIEHATRIRKRDPRVFQDGIYITERA; encoded by the coding sequence ATGGGAATAACACGAAAGGTCAGGATCCCTTCCGGCGTGAACATCACGCTCGAAGGCGGGGTGCTCACCGTCTCCGGGCCGAAGGGCAGATTGGTCCGCGATATGCGCTTCCCGCAGATTGACCTCGGGATCGAGGATGGCTTTATTGTCATCTCGACCGCGTCTGACAAGAAGCGGTTCCTTGCCATGAGCGGCACGCTTGAAGCTCACGCAGAGAACATGATCCGGGGTGTTGTTGAGGGCTACGAGTACCGGATGAAGGTTGTATACAGTCACTTTCCGATTCAGCTCAAGTTGAAGGGCGACCGTCTTGAGATCAACAACTTCCTTGGCGAGAAACAACCAAGGTCGGCAAAGATCCTGGACGGTGTCACTGTAAACCTCGGAAACGACGAGGTGGTTCTCACCGGTATCGACAAGGAGAAGGTTGGCAACACAGCCGCAAACATCGAGCATGCAACCAGGATCAGGAAGCGCGATCCAAGGGTGTTCCAGGATGGTATCTACATCACCGAGAGGGCGTGA
- a CDS encoding 30S ribosomal protein S8, with amino-acid sequence MARLNPIADAMCAIKNASDAGKSEVIVEPASKLLGAMLRVMQENGFINGFEFIDDGRGGQFRVQISGTINKCGAITPRFPVAMAEMEYWESQYLPAKNFGILIISTSKGVISHTQARNEGIGGELLGYVY; translated from the coding sequence ATGGCACGACTGAATCCAATCGCCGACGCGATGTGTGCGATTAAGAATGCCAGTGATGCTGGAAAGAGCGAGGTCATTGTTGAGCCCGCCAGCAAGTTACTCGGTGCTATGCTCCGCGTTATGCAGGAAAACGGCTTTATCAACGGGTTTGAGTTTATCGATGACGGTCGTGGCGGCCAGTTTCGGGTCCAGATCTCCGGCACGATCAATAAATGCGGCGCGATCACCCCGAGGTTTCCGGTGGCGATGGCCGAGATGGAGTACTGGGAGTCGCAGTACCTTCCGGCGAAGAACTTCGGCATCCTGATCATCTCAACCTCAAAAGGTGTCATTTCCCACACGCAGGCGCGGAATGAGGGTATCGGCGGAGAACTGCTGGGATACGTCTACTGA
- a CDS encoding 30S ribosomal protein S14 translates to MAEESGAPASGKGVKKFGRGANECRICGRKQGLVRKYGIYFCRQCFRENARKMGFKKMN, encoded by the coding sequence ATGGCTGAAGAATCAGGAGCGCCCGCATCTGGCAAGGGCGTCAAGAAATTTGGCCGCGGGGCGAACGAGTGCCGTATCTGTGGCCGGAAGCAGGGGCTTGTACGCAAGTATGGCATCTACTTCTGCCGTCAGTGCTTCCGTGAGAATGCAAGGAAGATGGGCTTTAAGAAGATGAACTAG
- a CDS encoding 50S ribosomal protein L5, which translates to MSNPMQEIYIDKVVVHMGVGESGERLVKAEKILQQITGQKPVRTIAKRTQPAFGIRKGAPIGCKVTLRRENAEKFITTALDIIDRRLAPSQFDLTGNVSFGIEEHTDFPGMSYDPMVGIYGMDINVVLEHKGVRVARRRIERRKLPETQKVSRDDALAFMRERYLVEV; encoded by the coding sequence ATGAGCAATCCTATGCAGGAGATCTACATCGATAAGGTCGTCGTTCATATGGGTGTTGGAGAGAGCGGTGAGAGGCTGGTCAAGGCGGAGAAGATCCTGCAGCAGATCACCGGCCAGAAACCTGTCCGCACCATAGCAAAGCGGACCCAGCCGGCGTTTGGTATCCGTAAAGGGGCACCCATAGGCTGCAAGGTTACGCTGCGCCGCGAGAACGCCGAGAAGTTCATCACGACCGCCCTTGATATAATCGATAGGCGACTGGCGCCATCACAGTTTGACCTGACCGGGAATGTCTCATTTGGGATCGAGGAGCATACCGATTTTCCGGGCATGTCCTACGATCCGATGGTCGGTATCTATGGGATGGACATCAATGTGGTGCTAGAGCACAAGGGTGTGCGGGTTGCACGCCGGCGAATCGAGCGAAGGAAACTGCCAGAGACGCAGAAAGTGAGCAGAGATGATGCCCTCGCGTTCATGCGCGAGCGCTACCTGGTGGAGGTTTAA
- a CDS encoding 30S ribosomal protein S4e, which yields MSGHLKRLAAPRSWRVPAKTNKFVMKTAPGPHNAGALPVGVWLREHIGIAQNTSEVRKILHQQDVIVNGRACKNPQMGLGVFDIVSIPKIGKHYRIQLDKRGNYTAVEISAESAKTRLCRIRDKTTLSGGRVQLNLAFGANILADNTYRTTDSIVVTLGTDGEERFRIVDHFPFAEGNVAMIIGGKHSGKVGRIVEIIRTASPLPNRVVLVDDATDERFETIEDYIFMVGRSAIAPELEVVSA from the coding sequence ATGTCCGGGCATCTCAAGCGGCTGGCAGCGCCGCGGTCATGGCGTGTTCCGGCAAAAACAAACAAATTTGTCATGAAGACCGCGCCCGGTCCGCACAACGCCGGTGCCCTTCCGGTCGGTGTCTGGCTCCGTGAGCACATTGGCATCGCCCAGAACACGAGCGAGGTGCGGAAGATCCTGCACCAGCAGGACGTCATCGTCAACGGTCGGGCCTGCAAGAACCCGCAGATGGGCCTTGGCGTCTTTGACATAGTCTCCATTCCGAAGATCGGGAAGCATTACCGTATCCAGCTGGACAAGCGGGGCAACTACACCGCTGTCGAGATCTCTGCGGAGTCTGCAAAGACCCGTCTCTGCAGGATCCGGGACAAGACGACTCTCAGCGGAGGCAGGGTGCAGTTGAATCTTGCCTTTGGCGCAAATATCCTGGCCGACAATACCTACAGGACAACAGATTCCATTGTGGTGACACTCGGAACAGATGGCGAGGAGCGTTTCCGGATCGTCGATCACTTCCCCTTTGCAGAAGGGAACGTGGCCATGATCATAGGTGGGAAACACTCTGGCAAGGTAGGCAGGATCGTCGAGATAATCCGGACGGCAAGCCCCCTCCCGAATCGTGTTGTCCTGGTGGATGATGCGACCGATGAACGCTTCGAGACTATTGAGGACTATATCTTTATGGTCGGTCGCTCCGCGATTGCGCCTGAACTGGAGGTGGTCTCAGCATGA
- the rplX gene encoding 50S ribosomal protein L24, with translation MVRITSKQPRKQRKARYNAPNHTRGRFLTAPLSPELREKYSTRRVRVVSGDTVKVLRGDFAGDEGIVDAVDVKACRLVVHGVMVTKADGTEVPRPVDPSNVQITKLNLKDRLREERLGGGA, from the coding sequence ATGGTCCGAATAACAAGCAAACAGCCAAGGAAACAGCGTAAAGCACGGTATAACGCCCCAAACCACACCAGGGGGAGGTTCCTCACCGCCCCTCTCTCTCCTGAACTCCGGGAGAAGTACAGCACCCGCCGGGTTCGTGTGGTCAGCGGCGACACCGTGAAGGTTTTGCGTGGAGACTTCGCTGGTGATGAAGGTATCGTCGATGCGGTGGATGTGAAGGCGTGCCGCCTGGTGGTCCACGGTGTGATGGTGACGAAGGCCGATGGGACTGAGGTTCCAAGACCGGTTGATCCATCAAATGTCCAGATCACGAAGCTCAACCTGAAAGACAGACTGCGTGAAGAGAGACTTGGTGGTGGTGCATAA
- the rpl14p gene encoding 50S ribosomal protein L14: MKAMQAKIPRALATGSRMVCSDNTGARVVEVISVDGYHGVRRRQPCLGIGDIATVSVKKGTPDMRRKLEKAVVIRQKKEIRRPNGIRLSFEDNAMVLINERGEPKGTEIKGPVPREIAERFPKIVSMATMIV; the protein is encoded by the coding sequence ATGAAGGCGATGCAGGCGAAGATCCCGCGTGCCCTTGCCACCGGTTCCAGGATGGTCTGCTCGGACAACACCGGTGCACGGGTTGTGGAGGTGATCTCGGTCGACGGTTACCATGGTGTTCGGCGGCGGCAGCCCTGCCTGGGCATTGGCGATATCGCGACCGTGAGCGTCAAGAAAGGTACTCCCGATATGCGGCGCAAACTTGAGAAGGCGGTGGTCATCAGGCAGAAGAAGGAGATCCGTCGTCCAAACGGCATCCGGCTCTCGTTCGAGGACAATGCCATGGTGCTCATCAACGAGCGCGGAGAGCCGAAGGGAACCGAGATCAAGGGCCCGGTTCCGCGCGAGATCGCGGAGCGTTTCCCGAAGATCGTCTCCATGGCGACGATGATAGTGTAA
- a CDS encoding 30S ribosomal protein S17, giving the protein MARNIGLGVPIPEKECEDANCPFHGTLPVRGQVITGKVVSDRMNATVVVEREYLHYVKKYNRYEKRRSRYHAHNTPCLNARVGDQVRIAECRPLSKTKNFVVVEVMKE; this is encoded by the coding sequence ATGGCACGAAACATTGGGTTGGGCGTCCCCATTCCGGAAAAGGAGTGCGAGGACGCAAATTGTCCGTTTCACGGCACTTTGCCGGTACGCGGCCAGGTGATTACCGGCAAAGTCGTGAGCGATCGTATGAACGCTACTGTTGTTGTGGAGCGTGAGTATCTCCACTACGTCAAGAAGTACAATCGCTACGAGAAGCGCCGGTCGAGATACCACGCCCACAACACGCCCTGTCTCAATGCCAGGGTGGGCGATCAGGTCAGGATCGCGGAATGCCGTCCGCTGTCAAAGACCAAGAACTTTGTTGTGGTTGAGGTGATGAAAGAATGA
- a CDS encoding ribonuclease P protein component 1 produces MISSRNILRHELIGLDVLVARASNPAHVGLSGRIVGETRNTLLIQTGRGEKRIPKRLSVFRLWLPDGTTVDIDGSSIEMQPERRISMRIK; encoded by the coding sequence ATGATCTCTTCCCGGAACATCCTGCGGCACGAACTGATCGGCCTGGATGTTCTGGTAGCTCGTGCGAGCAACCCAGCTCATGTGGGGCTGTCCGGTCGCATCGTTGGTGAGACCAGAAACACCCTGCTCATCCAGACCGGGCGAGGGGAAAAACGTATACCGAAGCGGTTAAGCGTCTTCCGCCTTTGGCTTCCCGATGGCACGACAGTCGATATTGATGGGTCGAGTATCGAGATGCAGCCGGAACGGCGGATCAGCATGCGCATTAAATAA
- the rpmC gene encoding 50S ribosomal protein L29 yields the protein MAIFRTHEVRQFSDIELLEQEQKLSLELMQERGKVGAGGATEDPGRIREIRRTIARIKTEQNARRRSA from the coding sequence ATGGCAATCTTTCGTACACACGAAGTGAGGCAGTTCTCCGATATCGAACTCCTCGAACAGGAGCAGAAACTCTCTCTTGAACTTATGCAGGAGCGGGGCAAGGTCGGTGCAGGCGGCGCCACCGAGGATCCGGGGAGAATCCGCGAGATCCGGAGGACGATCGCACGGATCAAGACCGAACAGAACGCACGACGGAGGAGTGCATGA
- a CDS encoding 30S ribosomal protein S3, with protein MAIEKRFIADGVRNVRVEKFLMKELKRAGYGGMDITRTPLGTQVTIFAEKPGIVIGKGGKQVRQLTQDLASVYGIESPQVEVQQVQNPTFNAQIMAERLANALERGWYFRKAGQSTIRRVMDSGALGCEVVVAGKLTGARSRTQKFIEGYVKHCGEPSETIVEKGYAIAIKKLGIIGVQVKIVPPDAKLPDTFEIIEPEPRGIPAQPPVVENADEDEFEEMPEDDYEEEI; from the coding sequence ATGGCAATCGAGAAGAGATTTATTGCGGATGGCGTGCGCAACGTCCGGGTTGAGAAGTTTCTCATGAAGGAACTCAAGCGAGCTGGATACGGTGGCATGGATATAACCCGGACACCGCTCGGCACCCAGGTTACCATCTTTGCGGAGAAGCCCGGTATAGTGATCGGGAAGGGCGGCAAACAGGTACGCCAGCTCACTCAGGACCTTGCAAGCGTCTATGGGATCGAGTCACCACAGGTAGAGGTTCAACAGGTTCAGAATCCCACTTTTAATGCTCAGATCATGGCGGAAAGGCTGGCAAACGCTCTTGAGCGCGGGTGGTACTTCAGGAAGGCGGGGCAGAGCACAATCCGGCGTGTGATGGATTCCGGCGCTCTCGGTTGCGAGGTTGTCGTCGCCGGGAAACTGACCGGCGCTCGCTCAAGAACCCAGAAGTTTATTGAGGGCTACGTCAAGCACTGCGGCGAACCCAGTGAGACGATCGTCGAGAAGGGCTATGCAATTGCGATAAAGAAACTTGGCATCATCGGTGTTCAGGTAAAGATCGTTCCGCCTGATGCAAAACTTCCCGATACTTTCGAAATTATCGAGCCTGAGCCCAGGGGAATTCCGGCGCAGCCCCCGGTGGTTGAGAATGCTGATGAAGATGAGTTTGAGGAGATGCCTGAGGACGATTACGAGGAGGAGATATAA
- a CDS encoding 50S ribosomal protein L22, translating to MARTGYSTEIEGENVARAKANEIPVSPKHSIEIARFIRNMTTSEAKAYLADVVALKKPIPFKRFKRNVAHKRGLSKWPAGRYPVKAAEAYIRLIESVEKNAEYIGLDSTNLRIEHVAANRGRGFRAFFPRAMGRATPKRRETVNIEIIVTEVA from the coding sequence ATGGCAAGAACAGGTTATTCAACAGAGATTGAAGGCGAGAACGTTGCTAGAGCAAAGGCGAACGAAATTCCCGTCTCTCCCAAACACTCGATTGAGATTGCCAGGTTCATCCGGAACATGACCACCTCTGAGGCGAAGGCTTACCTCGCAGACGTTGTGGCGCTGAAGAAGCCCATCCCGTTCAAGCGATTCAAGAGGAACGTCGCTCACAAACGCGGTCTTTCAAAATGGCCTGCCGGTAGGTATCCGGTGAAGGCCGCCGAGGCCTACATCCGGCTGATCGAGTCAGTCGAGAAGAATGCTGAGTACATCGGCCTTGATTCCACAAACCTCCGGATCGAGCACGTAGCGGCCAACCGGGGCCGTGGTTTCAGGGCATTCTTTCCGCGTGCGATGGGCCGCGCCACCCCGAAGCGCCGTGAGACCGTGAACATCGAGATCATCGTGACCGAGGTGGCGTAA
- a CDS encoding 30S ribosomal protein S19 → MAKKTQKRMPRRREEFTYRGHSIADLQQMALSELLPLMPARVRRKFNRGLSREQEKLLTDIRSGAAPLRTHLRDMVIMPEMVGKTIEIHNGKEFQKVEIQPEAVFHYLGEFALTRKKVSHGSAGIGATRSSKYVPLK, encoded by the coding sequence ATGGCAAAGAAAACACAGAAGCGGATGCCGCGGCGGCGCGAAGAGTTCACCTATCGCGGCCACTCCATTGCGGACCTGCAGCAGATGGCGCTATCAGAACTGCTGCCGCTAATGCCGGCCAGGGTGCGCAGGAAGTTTAACAGGGGTCTCTCCCGGGAGCAAGAGAAACTCCTTACCGATATTCGGTCTGGAGCGGCACCACTCCGCACTCATCTGCGCGATATGGTCATCATGCCCGAGATGGTCGGAAAGACCATCGAGATCCACAACGGGAAAGAGTTTCAGAAGGTTGAGATCCAGCCAGAGGCGGTCTTCCACTATCTTGGAGAGTTTGCATTGACCCGTAAGAAGGTCTCCCACGGCAGCGCCGGTATCGGTGCGACCCGTTCGAGCAAGTATGTCCCGCTGAAGTGA
- a CDS encoding 50S ribosomal protein L2 — translation MAHRIIAQNRGKGGPTYRAPSHRYKAPLRHAGKNDSLIKGLIVDIEHDPARHAPIALARLEDGEKVYMLATEGLGVGDTVSWGSGGAVKNGNTLPLREIPVGVYVCNIEARPDDGGKFVRSSGVQALVIGKADDGRVGVRMPSGKNKWFNGGCMATVGIVAGGGRGEKPFVKAGKKYFHVRSSAEKWPRVKGVCMNVIDHPFGGGGHQHCGRPKTVSSGTPPGRKVGHIAARRTGKWKK, via the coding sequence ATGGCACACAGGATTATAGCGCAGAACCGCGGAAAGGGCGGTCCAACATATCGTGCACCCTCGCACCGGTACAAGGCGCCGCTGCGGCATGCAGGAAAGAATGATTCCCTCATCAAGGGACTTATCGTCGATATAGAACACGATCCCGCCCGTCATGCCCCGATTGCACTTGCACGGCTTGAGGACGGCGAGAAGGTCTACATGCTCGCTACAGAAGGACTGGGTGTCGGGGATACAGTCTCCTGGGGCAGCGGTGGCGCTGTGAAGAACGGCAACACCCTCCCGCTTCGAGAGATTCCGGTCGGTGTATACGTCTGCAACATCGAGGCCCGTCCAGACGACGGCGGCAAGTTTGTCCGTTCAAGTGGTGTCCAGGCGCTTGTCATCGGCAAGGCCGATGACGGCAGAGTCGGTGTCCGGATGCCGAGTGGCAAGAACAAGTGGTTCAACGGCGGCTGTATGGCAACCGTCGGTATCGTTGCCGGTGGCGGACGCGGCGAAAAACCATTCGTCAAGGCAGGAAAGAAGTACTTCCACGTCAGATCATCCGCCGAGAAGTGGCCCCGTGTCAAGGGTGTCTGCATGAACGTCATCGACCACCCCTTCGGTGGCGGTGGGCACCAGCACTGCGGACGGCCAAAGACCGTCTCCAGCGGCACACCTCCGGGCAGGAAGGTCGGGCATATTGCCGCCAGGAGAACCGGTAAGTGGAAGAAGTGA
- a CDS encoding 50S ribosomal protein L23, translated as MVLKRPFVTEKAMLMVEGGNELQFIVERNATKQDIRRALESAFEQEVRSVRTMMTTKGQKKATVSFADAKAAEEILSRLGIM; from the coding sequence ATGGTATTGAAACGCCCGTTTGTCACAGAAAAAGCGATGCTGATGGTCGAAGGTGGGAACGAACTCCAGTTCATCGTGGAGAGGAATGCCACCAAGCAGGATATCAGACGCGCGCTGGAGTCAGCCTTCGAGCAGGAAGTGAGGAGTGTCCGCACAATGATGACCACAAAGGGCCAGAAAAAGGCCACTGTATCGTTTGCGGACGCGAAAGCGGCTGAAGAGATCCTCAGCCGGCTTGGAATAATGTAA
- the rpl4p gene encoding 50S ribosomal protein L4 yields the protein MKAQVRTLTGEIAHEIDLPAVFGEDYRPDLIKRAVIALQSTRFQPHGTNPYAGIRTSAESWGSGRGVAQIPRIKNGSRAARVPQATGGRAAHPPKVEKVLVRQINRKEKRKALRSAIAASTHPDLVRARGHLFDGSLPLVMEDRFEDLTRTSDVIAALSALGIYADVERAKGSRKVRAGRGTMRGRRYKQRKSILIVTGTEPLRAARNLAGVDAVAVNQLNTELLAPGTQAGRLTVWTESAIRRLEEFSWY from the coding sequence ATGAAAGCACAGGTTCGAACATTGACAGGCGAGATCGCTCATGAGATAGATCTCCCGGCGGTATTTGGCGAGGATTACAGGCCCGATCTGATAAAGCGGGCGGTTATTGCACTCCAGAGCACCAGGTTCCAGCCGCACGGGACGAACCCGTATGCCGGCATACGCACCTCTGCAGAGTCCTGGGGAAGCGGCCGCGGCGTTGCTCAGATACCGCGCATAAAGAACGGCAGCAGGGCTGCCAGGGTCCCGCAGGCAACCGGTGGCCGCGCGGCGCATCCGCCGAAGGTCGAGAAGGTTCTTGTCAGGCAGATCAACCGGAAAGAGAAGCGCAAGGCTCTCAGGTCCGCCATCGCCGCCAGCACCCACCCTGATCTCGTGCGGGCGCGCGGGCACCTCTTTGATGGCAGCCTCCCGCTGGTCATGGAAGACCGGTTTGAGGATCTCACCCGGACAAGCGACGTAATCGCCGCGCTCTCGGCGTTAGGCATCTACGCCGACGTGGAGAGGGCGAAGGGCAGCCGGAAAGTCCGTGCTGGCCGGGGAACGATGCGTGGCCGCCGCTACAAGCAGCGCAAGAGCATTCTCATCGTCACCGGCACCGAACCGCTCCGTGCGGCCAGAAACCTTGCGGGTGTCGACGCCGTGGCCGTAAACCAGCTCAACACCGAGCTGCTGGCGCCAGGCACGCAGGCCGGACGTCTTACGGTCTGGACTGAATCTGCAATCAGGAGACTGGAGGAGTTCTCATGGTATTGA
- a CDS encoding 50S ribosomal protein L3 has protein sequence MPKINRPRRGSLAYSPRKRAKSPVPRYGSWPDYTGTPAVQGFAGYKVGMTHVIMVDDHKSSPTEGRDVMVPVTVVEVPPMRVAGVRAYTEDSYGKRALTEAWATDLDREVSRRINLPKNHDTAAALGAIKTAISEGRVVELYALTYTRPAEITGVPKKVPDIMEMRIAGGSLEDQIAYAADILGGEIAISDHFEAGEYVDVTAVTTGKGTEGPVRRWGVQVRKRKHSRGGKKRHIGNLGPWNPHHVRWQVPQMGQMGYQQRTEFNKRILKIGADSNDITPAGGFLQYGVVRGPYVLIKGSVPGPSKRLVRIRSAIRQGEHVVRTPAIGHISVQSQQG, from the coding sequence ATGCCCAAGATTAACAGACCACGCAGAGGATCCCTCGCGTATAGCCCGAGAAAGCGGGCGAAAAGCCCGGTTCCCCGATACGGCTCATGGCCCGATTACACGGGAACCCCGGCAGTGCAGGGATTTGCAGGTTACAAAGTGGGGATGACCCACGTCATCATGGTCGATGACCACAAGAGCAGCCCTACCGAAGGCAGGGATGTGATGGTGCCGGTGACCGTTGTTGAGGTCCCGCCCATGCGGGTGGCAGGCGTGCGCGCATACACCGAGGATTCCTATGGTAAGCGTGCACTGACCGAGGCGTGGGCGACTGATCTTGACAGGGAGGTATCCCGCAGGATCAATCTCCCGAAGAACCATGATACCGCCGCCGCCCTTGGCGCCATCAAAACCGCCATCAGCGAAGGCCGTGTAGTTGAACTCTACGCTCTGACCTACACCAGGCCAGCGGAGATCACCGGTGTCCCGAAGAAGGTCCCGGATATTATGGAGATGCGTATCGCGGGGGGGAGCCTTGAAGATCAGATCGCATACGCTGCAGATATCCTTGGCGGGGAGATCGCGATCTCTGACCATTTCGAGGCCGGCGAGTATGTCGATGTCACCGCCGTCACCACCGGCAAGGGTACCGAAGGTCCCGTCCGGCGCTGGGGTGTTCAGGTCAGGAAGCGGAAACACTCCCGTGGTGGCAAGAAACGTCACATAGGTAACCTTGGCCCGTGGAACCCGCATCACGTCAGGTGGCAGGTGCCCCAGATGGGTCAGATGGGCTACCAGCAGCGTACCGAGTTCAACAAGCGGATTTTGAAGATCGGCGCAGACAGCAACGATATCACACCTGCAGGCGGGTTCCTGCAGTATGGCGTCGTGCGCGGCCCATATGTGCTGATCAAGGGTTCTGTGCCCGGGCCAAGCAAGCGGCTGGTCAGGATACGCTCCGCGATACGACAGGGTGAACACGTTGTCCGCACGCCGGCGATCGGTCACATCAGCGTGCAGAGCCAGCAGGGGTGA
- a CDS encoding Tfx family DNA-binding protein, whose protein sequence is MKQGLLTDRQKEVLRYRKQGLTQQQIAEIIHTSKANVCTIEKAALENISRARETLEFLYTLDAIHLCTLHKGLDLLKAPEIIYAEAEKQGVKVKYDTITLINRLRDANPERFKARQVREDVEVYINQDGDLYFG, encoded by the coding sequence ATGAAGCAAGGTCTGCTCACCGATCGTCAGAAAGAAGTGCTGCGCTACCGCAAACAGGGGTTGACGCAGCAGCAGATAGCCGAGATCATCCACACCTCAAAGGCAAACGTTTGTACTATCGAGAAGGCTGCTCTCGAGAACATCTCACGTGCGCGTGAGACGCTTGAGTTCCTCTACACCCTTGATGCCATACATCTCTGCACACTCCACAAAGGGCTTGACCTGCTCAAGGCGCCCGAGATCATCTATGCAGAGGCCGAGAAGCAGGGTGTGAAGGTTAAATATGACACGATCACGCTCATAAACAGGCTAAGGGATGCTAACCCGGAGCGGTTCAAGGCACGACAGGTCAGGGAGGACGTTGAGGTGTATATCAATCAGGACGGCGATCTTTACTTCGGTTGA
- a CDS encoding F420-dependent methylenetetrahydromethanopterin dehydrogenase, which produces MVVKVGIAKLGNIASGVMAELLLDERADREDIITFMATSGTKLQPEDIDRVVTNMKAWGPDFCIVVSPNGVLPGPTKAREDLAAAGIPCIVITDDVTTKKEQFEALKASNFGYIIMKADAMIGARREFLDPIEMADYNGNLIKVLATTGAFRKMQMELDKVIDQVKAGKKGADLVLPKVVMTSDKAVEGEFSNPYALAKARAAYEIAQEVAGVNVKGCFMTKEWEKYIPIVASAHEMMRQAMILCEEARNLEKAVDGVIRKPHKKTGEIVSKTALISKPE; this is translated from the coding sequence ATGGTTGTAAAAGTTGGAATTGCAAAACTGGGAAATATCGCCAGTGGTGTGATGGCTGAACTTCTGCTCGATGAGCGTGCCGACCGTGAGGATATCATTACCTTCATGGCAACCTCAGGCACCAAACTGCAGCCCGAGGATATCGACCGCGTCGTCACCAATATGAAAGCATGGGGCCCGGACTTCTGTATTGTAGTCTCCCCGAACGGTGTCCTCCCCGGACCCACAAAGGCCCGTGAGGACCTGGCTGCCGCCGGAATCCCCTGTATCGTCATCACCGACGATGTAACCACCAAGAAGGAGCAGTTTGAAGCGCTCAAGGCAAGCAACTTCGGTTACATCATAATGAAAGCCGATGCCATGATCGGCGCCCGCCGCGAGTTCCTGGACCCCATAGAGATGGCAGACTACAACGGGAACCTGATCAAGGTGCTCGCCACCACCGGTGCGTTCCGCAAGATGCAGATGGAACTCGACAAGGTCATTGACCAGGTTAAGGCTGGCAAGAAGGGCGCAGATCTGGTGCTTCCGAAGGTTGTCATGACCTCCGACAAGGCAGTCGAGGGCGAGTTCTCCAACCCCTATGCGCTCGCGAAGGCTCGTGCCGCCTACGAGATCGCTCAGGAAGTTGCTGGCGTAAACGTCAAGGGCTGCTTCATGACGAAGGAGTGGGAGAAGTACATCCCGATCGTTGCAAGCGCCCACGAGATGATGCGCCAGGCCATGATCCTCTGTGAAGAGGCACGCAACCTGGAGAAGGCTGTGGACGGCGTCATCCGCAAACCGCACAAGAAGACCGGTGAGATCGTCTCAAAGACCGCTCTCATCAGCAAGCCCGAGTAA